Proteins from one Bactrocera neohumeralis isolate Rockhampton chromosome 3, APGP_CSIRO_Bneo_wtdbg2-racon-allhic-juicebox.fasta_v2, whole genome shotgun sequence genomic window:
- the LOC126753661 gene encoding eukaryotic translation initiation factor 3 subunit I, whose translation MRPLMLQGHERSITQIKFNREGDLLFSCSKDQKPNVWYSLNGERLGTYDGHQGAVWCLDVDWTTSKLISGAGDMTTKIWDVEHGTVIASIPAKSSVRTCNFSYSGNQAAYSTDKAMGQNCELFIIDVRTADSSIAEQNPILRIPMLPSKITSMLWGPLDETIITGHDNGQISIWDIRKGGREINSVNDHTAGINDMQMNKDGTMFVTASKDTSAKLFDSESLMCLKTYKTERPVNSASISPIMDHVVLGGGQDAMEVTTTSTKAGKFDSRFFHLIYEEEFARLKGHFGPINSLAFHPDGKSYASGGEDGFVRVQTFDSTYFENIFE comes from the exons atg CGCCCTTTAATGCTGCAAGGACATGAGCGTTCTATAACGCAAATCAAGTTTAATCGTGAGGGTGACTTGCTGTTTTCATGCTCAAAGGATCAAAAGCCTAATGTGTGGTATTCGCTGAACGGTGAACGTCTGGGTACGTACGATGGCCACCAGGGCGCGGTTTGGTGTTTGGACGTTGATTGGACAACATCAAAACTTATATCGGGTGCCGGTGATATGACAACAAAGATTTGGGATGTTGAACACGGTACTGTGATTGCTTCGATCCCTGCCAAATCTTCTGTGCGCACATGTAATTTTAGTTATTCCGGCAATCAAGCGGCATACTCTACAGATAAGGCTATGGGTCAAAATTGTGAATTATTCATAATCGATGTGCGTACGGCAGATTCCAGCATTGCAGAACAGAATCCAATTTTGCGTATACCAATGTTACCTTCGAAAATTACTTCTATGCTCTGGGGGCCTCTAGATGAAACCATCATTACtg GGCACGATAATGGACAAATTTCTATTTGGGACATTCGCAAAGGAGGTCGTGAGATTAATTCTGTAAATGATCACACCGCTGGTATAAACGATATGCAAATGAACAAAGACGGCACAATGTTTGTCACTGCTTCCAAGGACACATCAGCAAAACTATTCGATTCCGAATCTCTAATGTGTCTCAAGACCTATAAAACTGAGAGACCTGTGAATTCAGCTTCAATTAGTCCGATTATGGACCATGTAGTATTGGGTGGAGGCCAAGATGCTATGGAGGTGACAACAACATCTACTAAAGCTGGTAAATTTGATTCACGTTTCTTCCACTTAATTTATGAGGAGGAGTTCGCTCGTCTTAAGGGTCATTTCGGCCCCATTAACAGTTTGGCCTTCCATCCGGATGGCAAAAGTTATGCTTCAGGTGGTGAGGATGGTTTTGTGCGTGTGCAAACGTTTGATagtacatattttgaaaatatctttgAGTAG
- the LOC126753664 gene encoding uncharacterized protein LOC126753664 yields MSNDKKLMSTAESPSVPASINDAAFSNFNNRPPPPSYEESQRMYASASNHGAPNQFPAPFMQTSNYNATSNYMQSYTTSAPPPQYYQHHYVTATAPPTFNNVKEPHVLSLAPGAKIRTTAAGAVSIPPPPPGCAPTAAQYAAMQGQPVVLKKTKRSFF; encoded by the exons atgtctaaCG ATAAGAAATTAATGTCCACAGCAGAATCACCATCTGTACCAGCCTCCATTAATGACGCAGCATTTAGTAATTTCAATAAT CGGCCGCCACCACCCTCATATGAAGAGAGCCAACGAATGTACGCGTCTGCTTCAAATCATGGAGCACCAAATCAATTTCCCGCTCCATTTATGCAAACTTCTAATTATAACGCTACATCTAATTATATGCAAAGCTATACCACATCAGCACCACCGCCACAATACTATCAACACCATTATGTTACTGCTACTGCACCACCGACATTCAACAATGTGAAGGAACCACATGTGCTGTCTTTAGCGCCAGGTGCCAAAATACGCACAACTGCAGCTGGGGCTGTGAGCATACCTCCTCCGCCGCCCGGCTGTGCTCCAACTGCGGCACAGTATGCAGCGATGCAGGGCCAACCTgttgtgttaaaaaaaacaaagcgtTCGTTTTTCTAA
- the LOC126753660 gene encoding DNA-directed RNA polymerases I and III subunit RPAC1 — protein sequence MSTNIQRPRLYMDEHKLKQDPHDYGLADEPFNLETFKKKFQIVVVKYDGNEMEFDMIGVHPGIANAFRRLMLSEVPSMAIEKVYIYNNTSIMQDEVLAHRLGLIPLRADPRRFLYKTEESGDQGNEHDTLEFELKVKCTRRKDVKDSSNFDTIYKNHKVYSGQIKWLPKGKQSQIFSETDVGCIHEDILINQLRPGHELDLRLLAVKGIGKDHAKFSPVATAFYRLLPEIKLNRRIEGKEAFLLQKCFSPGVIGIDENDCAYVKDARYDTCSRNVYRYPQLENAVTMSRVRDHYIFNVESVGALKPDVIFIEAVKVLKEKCRKFLEEIEAA from the exons ATGTCTACTAATATTCAACGTCCACGATTGTATATGGATGAGCACAAGTTAAAACAGGATCCGCATGATTACGGACTCGCTGACGAGCCCTTCAATTTAGAAacgtttaagaaaaaatttcaaatcgttgTTGTAAA aTATGATGGGAATGAAATGGAATTTGATATGATCGGTGTTCATCCAGGTATAGCAAATGCTTTCCGTCGTCTAATGCTTAGTGAAGTACCCAGTATGGCTATTGAAAAAGTGTACATATACAATAATACATCTATAATGCAGGATGAAGTGTTAGCCCATCGTCTTGGTCTTATTCCACTTCGTGCAGATCCTCGTCGTTTTCTATATAAGACAGAGGAAAGTGGTGATCAAGGAAATGAACACGATACTTTAGAATTCGAATTAAAAGTAAAGTGTACAAGACGTAAAGATGTAAAAGATTCTTCAAATTTCGACACAATCTATAAAAACCACAAGGTCTATTCCGGTCAAATAAAATGGCTACCAAAAGGGAAACAATCGCAAATTTTCAGTGAAACAGATGTGGGTTGCATACACGAGGATATACTCATAAATCAACTACGTCCTGGTCATGAACTAGACCTGCGCTTATTAGCTGTCAAAGGCATTGGAAAAGATCATGCAAAGTTTTCACCTGTAGCCACGGCGTTCTACAGATTGTTACCCGAAATCAAGTTAAACCGTAGAATAGAAGGCAAAGAAGCATTTCTTTTACAGAAGTGCTTTTCCCCCGGTGTAATTGGCATTGATGAAAATGACTGTGCATATGTTAAAGATGCTCGTTATGATACTTGTAGCCGCAACGTGTATAGATACCCTCAGTTGGAAAACGCAGTAACAATGTCTCGAGTTCGCGATCACTACATTTTTAACGTTGAATCAGTTGGAGCTCTTAAACCTGACGTGATTTTCATTGAAGCAGTAAAAGTATTGAAAGAGAAATGCCGGAAGTTTTTGGAGGAAATTGAAGCGGCGTAG
- the LOC126753657 gene encoding ATR-interacting protein mus304 — MAKRFQPFKEFGRSTKKPKLDVSINKGRPLGPSQSWPNHIRSNAGEVHVKSPARNNANNNNLWDDDDDDVILLATQVAESQVAIKTSETNITDSDITFSEFAPHIHATTSTQRLTSVNVGLKATVSAPPKIEKNNFSELFADDDDFAELLDVAGNGKKEKEIARVQHFETENVFKKPMAIVNGRNGMTITTPQASQVNTAQTSDGQQAAARRQVATERQVKMLMDRMDALKAENAKLTKDLSESKAKIESKDGESSLLRDELRHMKQQLQTLKMEKLMSTEAAKTECKTKIAELTKRVEAKESELKLRKVEYSVLKMRHADETQRLEMSIRNAVAGDVPMEEDVEQPSNKQNERILYRLRGFSLPIGLGDTNNSHLTEFNANAFERTQERATGKRQYTPFQLELDNAQTLLAQLQLQRQKGSWTSTEAADFNERAIASACNALPEFWTYVHGLEFPKYCNVHPYHEYDLRNDDYTSPNRNLHAEQQLCEDERAISLRRYISALSVMCGRAPNFAQKLLAQHHSDYALLQVACHAIAKLGYSREICAHFGVLEAFAVLLRVLLRQVRTGDSEHIELLVGGLLKQLIFVRPSAWIFCELSYCVLELTRLPKALEGICVNSDESTFYSDRMRSLYRFSNDSCILQVYAGLLEIAFPLNDILSVSHMQLLTVICENHVRFAHYCFIKPPDFIHKLLPSYDDDDDEEDDESEQQVEERKVQSCKSITCKSISSEISVNNSEMGATANSTSNIESRSKKSTNSNIAARCECYTKLCLSVVTLLFQLLRQWRCTGRKIETPRVAEISQLSVQLLHTIFCDNYSTHLFRYAEETTKHYLWLICEWWSENAERLKFSSAQNNFLKKLRAFHIMPKQLNEEGNPVNVLNDLNEWHSLTNDSRSRNPDTSVNIALAVEKMNIMHYAGDETKFFEGLKGYAFNFE, encoded by the exons ATGGCAAAGCGTTTCCAGCCATTCAAGGAGTTTGGGCGTAGCACAAAGAAGCCGAAATTGGATGTAAGCATAAACAAAGGACGTCCTTTAGGTCCCAGTCAGTCTTGGCCAAATCACATACGTTCAAATGCTGGTGAGGTACATGTGAAAAGTCCTGCTCGCAATAATGCGAACAACAATAATTTATGGGACGATGACGACGATGATGTTATACTATTGGCCACTCAAGTAGCCGAATCTCAAGTGGCTATTAAAACATCAGAAACAAATATTACTGACAGTGATATTACTTTCAGTGAATTCGCACCACATATACATGCCACCACGAGCACACAACGGCTTACATCAGTAAATGTTGGCCTCAAGGCCACGGTTAGTGCGCCTCCAAAgatagaaaaaaacaatttttccgaATTGTtcgctgatgatgatgattttGCGGAGCTTTTAGACGTAGCTGGAAAtggcaaaaaagaaaaagaaatagctcgagtgcaacattttgagacagagaatgtatttaaaaaaccaATGGCGATAGTAAATGGTAGAAATGGTATGACTATTACAACTCCACAAGCTTCACAAGTAAATACAGCTCAAACATCAGATGGTCAGCAAGCAGCGGCAAGACGTCAAGTTGCGACGGAGCGTCAAGTAAAAATGTTGATGGATCGTATGGACGCCTTAAAAGCAGAAAATGCTAAACTCACAAAAGATCTCAGTGAATCGAAGGCCAAAATCGAAAGCAAGGATGGAGAG TCTTCATTGCTACGCGATGAGCTGCGTCACATGAAGCAACAATTGCAAAcattgaaaatggaaaaacttaTGAGTACCGAAGCTGCGAAAACCGAGTGCAAAACCAAAATTGCTGAGTTGACAAAACGTGTGGAGGCGAAGGAGTCGGAATTAAAGTTGCGCAAAGTGGAATACTCAGTGCTGAAGATGCGCCACGCCGATGAGACGCAACGTTTAGAAATGAGTATACGCAATGCCGTTGCAGGCGATGTGCCTATGGAAGAAGATGTGGAGCAAccatcaaataaacaaaatgagcGCATCCTGTATCGTCTACGTGGTTTTTCATTACCCATAGGATTAGGTGACACCAACAACTCGCATCTTACGGAATTCAATGCAAATGCCTTCGAACGCACACAAGAGCGTGCCACAGGGAAACGTCAGTATACACCATTTCAATTAGAGTTGGACAATGCGCAAACGTTACTGGCACAATTACAGCTGCAACGACAGAAAGGGTCGTGGACTTCGACGGAAGCAGCTGATTTCAATGAACGTGCTATCGCGTCCGCTTGCAATGCGCTACCCGAGTTTTGGACATATGTGCATGGCTTAGAGTTTCCTAAGTACTGCAATGTGCATCCCTATCATGAATATGATTTGCGTAATGATGACTACACAAGCCCTAACCGCAATTTACACGCAGAACAGCAATTATGCGAGGATGAGCGGGCAATTAGCTTGCGTCGTTATATTTCAGCTTTAAGCGTAATGTGTGGGCGAGCGccaaattttgcacaaaaactACTGGCGCAACATCACAGCGACTATGCATTGCTGCAGGTAGCATGTCATGCCATCGCAAAGTTAGGCTACTCACGTGAGATTTGTGCGCACTTCGGCGTACTCGAGGCCTTTGCCGTTCTCTTGCGTGTGCTATTGCGACAAGTGCGCACAGGCGATAGCGAACACATAGAATTGCTGGTTGGAGGTTTACTAAAACAGCTGATATTTGTGAGGCCGAGTGCATGGATATTTTGTGAGTTATCTTATTGCGTCCTGGAGTTGACGCGTCTACCAAAGGCTTTAGAAGGAATTTGCGTAAACAGCGATGAGAGCACTTTTTACAGCGATCGCATGCGTTCGCTATATCGATTCTCGAACGATTCCTGTATACTGCAGGTATATGCGGGTCTGTTGGAGATTGCATTTCCACTAAATGACATATTGAGTGTGTCACATATGCAGCTATTAACCGTTATTTGTGAAAATCATGTGCGTTTCGCTCACTATTGTTTTATAAAGCCGCCCGATTTCATACACAAATTATTGCCCTCCTATGACGATGACGATGACGAGGAAGACGATGAGTCGGAGCAACAGGTAGAGGAAAGGAAAGTTCAAAGTTGTAAAAGCATTACATGCAAAAGCATTTCCAGTGAAATTTCTGTAAATAACAGTGAAATGGGTGCGACGGCTAATTCGACTTCTAATATAGAGAGTAGGTCCAAGAAATCAACGAATAGTAATATTGCAGCTCGCTGTGAGTGCTACACAAAGCTGTGTTTAAGCGTTGTAACGCTGCTATTTCAACTACTGCGACAATGGCGGTGCACAGGTCGCAAAATTG AAACTCCGCGTGTGGCAGAGATTTCCCAGTTATCCGTACAATTATTGCACACaattttttgtgataactaTTCGACGCATCTTTTTCGTTATGCCGAAGAGACCACAAAGCATTACCTTTGGCTGATCTGTGAATGGTGGTCGGAAAATGCCGAACGCTTAAAATTTAGCAGTGCACAAA ataattttcttaaaaagttgCGTGCTTTCCACATTATGCCAAAGCAGTTGAATGAGGAGGGCAATCCCGTCAATGTCCTTAACGATCTAAATGAATGGCATTCGCTAACCAATGATAGCAGGTCACGAAATCCCGACACTTCTGTGAATATCGCACTAGCTGTAGAAAAAATGAATATTATGCACTATGCTGGTGATGAAACAAAATTCTTCGAAGGTCTCAAGGGTTATGCCTTCAATTTTGAGTGA